CCCGAGCCCTCGGTCAGGGTGTTGTAGATGAGCGGCTTGTGGGTGAAGATCAGGGTCAACCGTGCGTCATCGTGGGAATCCAGATCCTCCTCGAGCCAATCGAAGGTCGCCTCCGGCAGATTGACGGTGAAATACCAGCGGCTGGTATCCAGCACGACGAAGTGCACGCCGGAGTAGTCGAAGGAGTAATTGGGCTCGCACCCGGTCCACTCGCGCCAACGGTCTAGGGAGGCGTCGTCCCAGATGTCGTGGTTTCCCGGCGTCAGGTGGATGACCACGGGGACAGGCTCGATGATTTTGAAGTACTCGGCCCACTCGGCGTTGATATCGTCCTCCTCAGCGGTCCACCCCTCGATCTGGTCGCCGACCGTCATATAAAAATCGGCCCTCTCGGAGAGGCTCTTGGCGACCACGGCCTCGTAGACGCCATCCTGGTGGCTGCCGGTGCGGTCGCCGAGGATGACGAAGGTGAAGTCGTCCTCCCGGGCCTGGGCGGAGATGATGAGCACCGCCAATAGAAGCCAAATTTTGCGCATGCGGTCTCCGAGCGGCTGACACCTGTCGGGGGGCATGATACCCGACCAGAGGCGAACCCTCAAGCGTGAAAACCTGTCGCACCGGGTCACTTTTTCATATACTTGTCCCGTAACGTACTTAAGAGGGGAGTCGTCATGAGGTACCGTCCGGCGATGGGTGCGGCGATTTGCCGGGGCATTACTCGCTTCGCTTCGTTTCTCGCGATTCTCGCGTTGGCGGCGGCGTCTTTCGCCGCGGACCCGGAGGAAAAACCGATAACCTCCACCTTCTCCATCGTCGCCTTCGACCCCGAGGCCCGGGAATGGGGGGTCGCCGTCGCCTCCCGAGTGCTCGCCGTGGGTTACATCGTTCCCTGGGCTCGGGCCGAAGTCGGCGCCGTGGCCACCCAGGCGTACGCGGACCTTCGGTACGGCAGGTACGGCCTGGAGCTGATGGAGGCGGGCTTCACCGCCGAGCAGACCCTCCAGGTGCTCCAGGAGTTCGACGAAGATGCGCAGCAGCGCCAAGTGGCGGTTGTGGATTCCGAGGGTCGGGTCGCCGCCTTCACCGGCGGGGAGACCTCGGCCTGGGCGGGCGATCGGCAGGGCGAGCACTACTCCGTCCAGGGCAACATCCTGGTCGGCGAAGAGGTGCTCACCAACATGGAGCGGGCCTATCTGGAGACCGAGGGTCCCCTGGCCCGGCGCATGCTGGCGGCGCTCACGGCGGGGGACGAGGCCGGGGGCGATTCCCGGGGCAAGCAGTCGGCGGCCCTGTTGGTCGTCCGCGAAGGGGGGGGCTACCAGGCGCTCTCCGACCGCCTCGTGGACATCTCGGTGGACGACGACCCGGCTCCGGTGGCCGAGCTGGCGCGGTTTTACGACTTGTGGGAGGCGAATTTCCTCATCGAGCCCTACCTCGACTC
Above is a window of bacterium DNA encoding:
- a CDS encoding metallophosphoesterase; this encodes MRKIWLLLAVLIISAQAREDDFTFVILGDRTGSHQDGVYEAVVAKSLSERADFYMTVGDQIEGWTAEEDDINAEWAEYFKIIEPVPVVIHLTPGNHDIWDDASLDRWREWTGCEPNYSFDYSGVHFVVLDTSRWYFTVNLPEATFDWLEEDLDSHDDARLTLIFTHKPLIYNTLTEGSGDRLHKIFLEHGVDGVFTGHIHTYGRTVFDGIPYVTLGTSGGHIEAGDFFQYAVVKVSGESYTLEIVPLESEARYGPDLVSITDLKTKRSE
- a CDS encoding DUF1028 domain-containing protein; amino-acid sequence: MRYRPAMGAAICRGITRFASFLAILALAAASFAADPEEKPITSTFSIVAFDPEAREWGVAVASRVLAVGYIVPWARAEVGAVATQAYADLRYGRYGLELMEAGFTAEQTLQVLQEFDEDAQQRQVAVVDSEGRVAAFTGGETSAWAGDRQGEHYSVQGNILVGEEVLTNMERAYLETEGPLARRMLAALTAGDEAGGDSRGKQSAALLVVREGGGYQALSDRLVDISVDDDPAPVAELARFYDLWEANFLIEPYLDSADPRVHGYAMDIIERTLAEKEDAQLFNSMAWVLAVRKLYPERALEIAFRAHELEPDDPNIMDTVAEAHYAAGNPESALEWEEKALALDPENGFYLGQRAKFWAAAEGE